Proteins from a genomic interval of Oncorhynchus mykiss isolate Arlee chromosome 21, USDA_OmykA_1.1, whole genome shotgun sequence:
- the LOC110490676 gene encoding fish-egg lectin, whose product MRATASVLLVQCLLAISHAWDCQEVVNIKNLMQIDAGLGQVVATDTSQIPYYLVGDEWIRLPGSLKHITVGPAGIWGINKADSIHKYVAGNWVQAAGLLKQLDAGGEQFIVGANVDDTPYCLTRSATVGYKGPGSPLPWTGLPGSVKYSSCGPFGCWAVNKNDDIYLMSLNQDCQNNGWSHIGGKLSMIEVATDGGVFGVNSAGHVYTRDGITASKPEGTGWSNVPMCMLMGHVTYDLGRLWVVSKSGVTMVCTP is encoded by the exons ATGAGAGCAACTGCATCCGTCCTATTGGTCCAATGTCTCCTGGCCATCAGTCATG CATGGGACTGTCAGGAGGTAGTAAACATCAAGAATCTGATGCAGATCGATGCAGGACTGGGACAAGTGGTTGCAACAGACACAAGTCAAATCCCCTACTACCTGGTAGGTGATGAATGGATCCGCCTGCCTGGTTCCCTGAAGCATATCACTGTAGGACCAGCAGGGATCTGGGGTATCAACAAGGCAGACTCAATCCACAAGTATGTGGCCGGTAACTGGGTGCAAGCTGCAG GCCTTCTGAAACAGTTGGATGCTGGAGGTGAACAGTTTATTGTGGGGGCCAACGTGGACGATACACCATACTGTCTGACACGTAGTGCCACAGTTGGCTACAAGGGTCCAGGCTCACCTCTTCCATGGACAGGATTGCCAGGAAGTGTGAAGTATTCTAGTTGCGGACCTTTTGGGTGCTGGGCAGTCAACAAGAATGATGATATCTACTTAATGAGT CTGAATCAAGACTGCCAAAACAACGGGTGGAGTCACATTGGCGGCAAGCTTTCCATGATTGAAGTGGCAACTGATGGTGGTGTCTTTGGGGTCAACTCTGCAGGCCACGTTTATACCAG AGACGGCATCACAGCCAGTAAACCAGAGGGCACCGGATGGAGCAATGTCCCAATGTGCATGCTCATGGGCCACGTGACCTACGACCTGGGCCGTCTTTGGGTGGTCTCCAAGTCTGGAGTCACCATGGTGTGCACACCTTAG